The following coding sequences are from one Dromaius novaehollandiae isolate bDroNov1 chromosome 24, bDroNov1.hap1, whole genome shotgun sequence window:
- the HSPB7 gene encoding heat shock protein beta-7 has protein sequence MNLKSSSAFRSEHSFHRSSSPSPARPMELFGTFVRPRVEPLVFPARPGAAGNIKTLGNTYQFTVDVSDFAPEDIIVTTSNNQIEVHAEKLAADGTVMNTFTHKCQLPDDVDPTSVSSSLADDGTLTIRARRQPAKHAEHVQQTFRTEIKI, from the exons ATGAACTTGAAGTCCTCCTCGGCTTTCCGCTCGGAGCACAGCTTCCACCGGAGCTCgtcgccgtcgcccgcccgcccCATGGAGCTTTTCGGCACCTTCGTGCGGCCGCGCGTGGAGCCGCTGGTTTTCCCAG ctcggcccggcgccgcgggcaaCATTAAGACCTTGGGCAACACCTACCAGTTCACGGTGGATGTCAGCGACTTCGCCCCCGAGGACATCATCGTCACCACCTCCAACAACCAGATCGAGGTGCACGCCGAGAAG CTGGCCGCCGACGGCACCGTCATGAACACCTTCACCCACAAGTGCCAGCTGCCCGACGACGTGGACCCCACGTCCGTGTCCTCCTCGCTGGCCGACGACGGCACGCTGACCATCCGGGCCCGGCGGCAGCCCGCCAAGCACGCCGAGCACGTCCAGCAAACCTTCCGGACTGAGATCAAAATCTga